TTGCGCAGCTTGAGCTGCCTTAGCATCATACTCTGCCGTTACCGAGAGAAACTCCATGAGATTTTCCAGACGGGTATTGGCTTCCGGAGTATTTTCCGCCTCCAAGATGCCTCGATATCCTGTCTTATTTAATATCTCTTCCACTAAATCCGATACATTGGACTCTTGGGCAAAGCTGAGCAAGTCTTGCATCAGGTGAGCAAAAGAGATGAGGGGTTTCTTAGCACGCGTTGAGAGCTCCGGTATATAGTCTGCTTCTAAAATCGCATCCAGCACCGGCATACCTTGTTCATCTGCATATTCTAAAACCTTTTCTAAGGTGGTGTTGCCCAGACCTCGTTTAGGTACATTCAGCACCCGAGCAAAGCTTACCTGATCTGCGGGATTATAGAGAAGCCGTAAATAGGCTAAGATGTCTTTGATCTCCAGGCGCTGGTAGAACTTAAGCCCGGAAAAAACCCGGTAAGGAATGGCTTCCTTCATCATCCGCTCTTCCAAAGCCCGGGACTGGGCATTGGTCCGGTAAAGTATGGCAAAGTCATTGTAGGGACGTCCCTCCAGCTCATGCAAACGCTGAATACGATTAACCACATAAGCAGCTTCATCCCGTTCATCGGAGCCGACATAACATACTACAGCCTGTCCCTCAGAGTTTTCCGTCCAGAGGGATTTTTCCTTCCGGGATTGATTATTTTGCACTACGGCATTGGCTGCATTAAGAATTTTTTGTGTGGAACGGTAGTTTTGTTCCAGCTTAATCACTTTGGCTTCTGGATAATCCCGTTCAAAATCCAGGATATTTTGGATGTCCGCACCTCTCCAGCCATAGACTGATTGATCATCATCACCCACGACACAGAGATTGCGGTACTGACCGGCTAAAAGCTTAATGAACATATACTGGGCATGGTTGGTATCCTGATACTCATCCACCATGATGTAGCGGAACTTGTCCTGATAATAGCGAAAAACATGATCGCATTGCTGGAAAAGCTGAACCGTGAGCATGATAATATCATCAAAATCCAGGGCGTTATTGCTTTTCAGACGTTTCTGATAGGTATGGTAAATATCCACTGCTTTTTGTTCAAAATAACCGGCAGCTTTATAGGAAAACTCTTCCGGATCCAGGAGTTTGTTCTTGGCATCACTTATTACTGCAGCAACACTGCGCACCGGGAATTTCTTTTCATCATAATCATGTTCTTTTAAACAGGCTTTGATTAAGGACTGTTGATCCCCTGTATCGTAAATGACAAAGTTCCGGTTATAACCCGGCAAATTATCAATCTCACGTCTCAAAATCCGAACACAGGCCGAGTGAAAGGTTGTGACCCATAACCCATATCCCTCGCTGCCCAGCAAGGTGGTCACTCGTTCCCGCATTTCTTTAGCGGCTTTATTGGTAAATGTAATTGCTAAAATCTGACTTGGTTCTACCCCTTGAGCAATCAAATGGGCAATTCTATAGGTAAGAACCCGGGTTTTCCCGGATCCGGCTCCTGCTAGAATTAGAAGCGGTCCATCTCTATGCTCTGCAGCTTCCCGCTGTACTGGATTTAAATCGTCTAACCGGTACAGACCACTTCACCTCACTTCTTGTACTTATTATAACATACTCAACGTCCTACTGTAGACCAGTTATAGGTCTTATTAAGATATGGCAATAATTTTTTACTATACCTGAAGAAAATAATCACCATCCTCCTGCAGAAAATTTCCTGTTATCACAGAAATTTAATCCATTATAACAATAAATCGGGGCAAATTCAGCTTGCTTTAGGACAAATCATCTCTTCTATTATTAAAAGGTGTACTGCAAGGTAATGGCCTAAACACTATGCTCTTAAGGCAAAAAACCGCTTAATTAGCTTATTTCCGGTGATATTGACCCAAAAATCGTGCTTTCTTGTTATAGTATAAATAAGGTTAATGGAGAAACTCTCTCCATTAACCCTATTATTTGGCCAGGACATTAACAAAAACTATTTTTCGTGACTAACAGTAGTTTTTACGGCCATAGTTCTTCTTCAAGGTTTCCGTAGGAGAATACCATTGTCTTCCATGTCTACTGGACTATACCAAAATCCAGTCCTTTCAGAAACTCCTGTTGGAATTCCTTCTTACTCGAAAGCTCGACATGTTCTGCCCGTTTGGAAAGTTCATCCGCCCGCTTCCTTTCCTCCAGGGAGAGTAAGGCCATTTTAGCTCCATCACCGGCAGCATTTCCGATGGAAAGGATTTTTTCCAGGGGCAAAGAGGGCAGCAGGCCGATTTCCACGGCACTTTCCTTTCTAATATAATTGCCAAAAGCCCCGGCAAGAAGGATTTGCTCTATCTCCTGCAGCTCAATGCCCATTTCCCTGCAGAGGATTCTGATTCCCGCCATAATAGCACCTTTGGCCAGCTGCATTTCGCGGATATCCTTTTGTGTCAGGACAATATCCTCACCTGTTGCACTGTCTTTTCCCCAGACTAAGACAA
This Desulfosporosinus orientis DSM 765 DNA region includes the following protein-coding sequences:
- the pcrA gene encoding DNA helicase PcrA, coding for MYRLDDLNPVQREAAEHRDGPLLILAGAGSGKTRVLTYRIAHLIAQGVEPSQILAITFTNKAAKEMRERVTTLLGSEGYGLWVTTFHSACVRILRREIDNLPGYNRNFVIYDTGDQQSLIKACLKEHDYDEKKFPVRSVAAVISDAKNKLLDPEEFSYKAAGYFEQKAVDIYHTYQKRLKSNNALDFDDIIMLTVQLFQQCDHVFRYYQDKFRYIMVDEYQDTNHAQYMFIKLLAGQYRNLCVVGDDDQSVYGWRGADIQNILDFERDYPEAKVIKLEQNYRSTQKILNAANAVVQNNQSRKEKSLWTENSEGQAVVCYVGSDERDEAAYVVNRIQRLHELEGRPYNDFAILYRTNAQSRALEERMMKEAIPYRVFSGLKFYQRLEIKDILAYLRLLYNPADQVSFARVLNVPKRGLGNTTLEKVLEYADEQGMPVLDAILEADYIPELSTRAKKPLISFAHLMQDLLSFAQESNVSDLVEEILNKTGYRGILEAENTPEANTRLENLMEFLSVTAEYDAKAAQAAQNELPDGVEAGGSASSLSGFLEEVSLVTDIDDLDQAEEAVALMTMHSAKGLEFPVVFLVGMEDGIFPSSRSLMEPAVLEEERRLCYVAITRAREKLYLCNTEMRMLYGKTQYNQPSRFLMEIPSELMTDIDPLDPPKRRLANPAKPMQRRGMSDRNIPLGAGSWEKDFGSKLVNEGGEAHHIGEKVEHAKFGRGIIVSIKGEGNQAELTIVFDSGIKKLMAEYAKLTKL